A window of Euwallacea similis isolate ESF13 chromosome 10, ESF131.1, whole genome shotgun sequence contains these coding sequences:
- the LOC136411258 gene encoding uncharacterized protein, producing MAFLWGAFGVLLVVTTGVVRAQESVSGGSPLCYGAGSIAMAVIFTFFGTLLLVGALVYYLKRRTNAKRDNNLILESDPEAGGKAEYAFDNPGFKDATLTATSEKPTETSSKPKWARWSPLFTLKPEKKRPLDDSALKSTEVKVVALNSQDFTGLGFNICGNMKEGIYIRDILHRGPAFESGKLNPGDRINSVTISFEHMVYEDALNILSYASPYEVIIEAKGERTVPGGASQKASPLVHPMYRSSSAWALVWNQEKSRSNVTTLERKESKSPRPGVHQKSVKKTTPEMHLKVHLQLPIEEVRERQKSPKILEQNQNNANIEIGKGIDEVDLELTRIGSGIKRDLNGIPLEIPGHIQEAALYARKNRKSTENGQVLNGFDSERRLSKGKAPSPPEVTFTLGKTRGFEDLSALASDSEDERTNSSVNTIELNSSDVIVHQPEDKARKTASTGDLTKMKKPSRSGTLERAQSLDITADPTTLGQMHAFDATENLLIDKEPRLSLILDGLNTFQKSRLKSSAEWGYLEDAILNPCVDDEGWDQRRQSEPHFNAVIDRVIQIKRESQEVDLPEEVVREYQQKLSKNDAKVVVNKLWPDEEELSQPEKPVVPERTKLKMAEAPQPAERVSKVEDASTRTSLLNHQSANVSVEIQCVKPIPPRREKTPEKETTIINLNNKLGPLATTFEKQSITEMCSQMAKGRNGDGMIKDEWEVISTSPPVSMTLVDEVMDSYHKSYGNVVTVGETTGNLPDETKTMKNVTEDFLFNERRMSFEEPTLTTNLPDDLKVCQAKMSEGLHSLELSINEPGDLYTTALEDNNITNDVTVIVTKPDHITVKKIETGPGEVAITENSFSVVTKKEVPIEVQEKKEVRAIEEDGDKFKVEITESKYSTFEVDKNIIKALHVEEPIVDFKGLDDESPAISLTEISPDQNNKTYVTEIHVSTPSSNISEVQVGSEDPLENAFEDYVKNFERKVEAFESNVQGFEDNLQEFVKEPKVEREKSDVELQVCKIQELAEEQLKTLPEMRFTTSSYESGGRKTPEKRHSFELLRSNFEKASGSPPRKDSLTKSRIPIATTMKTPPMSPERRDSKNLENENEKAILELMNSSAVHSTPFASKIKPPSAKSNVSVTSIRNNSKIPSGLPTLASRPPIPPRKGEDHSSNGGMESSFKQWVFNPGSNVTNVTVGKEK from the exons CAGTGTCCGGAGGATCTCCTCTTTGCTATGGAGCGGGTTCTATAGCCATGGCTGTGATATTCACCTTCTTCGGTACTTTGTTGCTTGTCGGGGCTTTGGTCTATTACCTCAAGAGGCGGACAAATGCTAAAAGAG ATAACAATTTGATCTTGGAATCCGACCCAGAAGCAGGAGGCAAGGCCGAGTACGCCTTCGACAACCCTGGCTTCAAAG ATGCAACCCTTACAGCGACCTCCGAGAAACCGACCGAAACTTCGAGCAAACCGAAATGGGCGAGATGGTCGCCCCTTTTCACCCTTAAACCCGAGAAGAAGCGTCCTCTGGACGATTCCGCTCTGAAG AGTACTGAGGTGAAAGTGGTGGCCCTCAACAGCCAAGATTTCACCGGGCTGGGCTTCAACATCTGCGGCAACATGAAAGAGGGCATTTACATCCGGGACATCCTGCATCGAGGCCCCGCCTTTGAGTCCGGCAAACTCAACCCCGGGGACCGAATCAACAGCGTGACCATCAGCTTCGAACACATGGTGTACGAGGACGCCCTCAACATCCTGAGCTACGCCAGCCCCTATGAGGTTATCATAGAGGCGAAAGGCGAGCGCACTGTACCGGGGGGGGCCTCTCAAAAGGCTTCGCCTTTAGTGCATCCGATGTACCGGAGTTCTAGTGCCTGGGCCTTGGTTTGGAACCAGGAGAAGTCGCGCAGCAACGTGACAACTCTGGAGCGGAAAGAGTCGAAATCGCCACGCCCGGGGGTGCACCAGAAGAGCGTGAAGAAAACCACCCCGGAGATGCACCTGAAAGTGCACTTGCAGCTGCCGATTGAGGAAGTGAGGGAGAGGCAGAAGAGTCCCAAAATCCTGGAACAGAACCAGAATAATGCCAATATTGAAATAGGGAAGGGAATTGACGAGGTTGATTTAGAACTTACTCGTATAGGTTCCGGGATTAAGAGAGATTTAAACGGCATTCCCTTGGAGATTCCGGGACATATACAAGAGGCTGCTCTGTACGCTCGCAAGAACCGCAAAAGCACGGAAAACGGTCAAGTACTCAACGGATTTGACTCAGAGAGACGACTCTCAAAGGGCAAAGCCCCTTCCCCTCCTGAAGTCACATTCACACTTGGCAAGACTCGCGGATTTGAGGACTTGAGCGCTTTGGCCTCTGATAGCGAGGACGAGAGGACCAACTCCTCAGTGAACACCATCGAACTCAATTCCAGCGACGTTATCGTCCATCAGCCTGAGGACAAAGCGCGCAAGACCGCCAGCACCGGAGACTTAACCAAAATGAAGAAACCTTCAAGGTCGGGCACTTTGGAAAGGGCTCAAAGCTTGGACATAACCGCTGACCCAACCACTTTAGGGCAAATGCACGCTTTCGATGCCACAGAAAACCTTTTAATTGACAAAGAACCGCGACTGTCCCTGATACTGGACGGCCTGAACACGTTCCAGAAGAGCCGCCTTAAGAGCTCTGCTGAATGGGGGTATTTAGAGGACGCCATTTTGAACCCCTGCGTAGACGATGAGGGGTGGGATCAGAGACGCCAGTCTGAGCCTCATTTTAACGCTGTCATAGACCGAGTGATACAGATTAAGCGAGAGAGCCAGGAGGTGGACTTACCCGAGGAGGTAGTGAGAGAATACCAGCAGAAACTATCGAAAAATGATGCGAAAGTGGTGGTAAACAAACTGTGGCCTGACGAGGAGGAATTAAGCCAACCTGAGAAGCCTGTGGTGCCAGAGCGGACTAAGTTGAAGATGGCTGAAGCCCCGCAGCCTGCAGAACGCGTCTCCAAAGTCGAAGACGCCTCCACAAGAACTTCCCTGCTCAATCACCAATCCGCGAACGTCTCCGTGGAGATTCAGTGCGTAAAACCGATTCCCCCGAGGAGGGAAAAGACCCCAGAGAAGGAAACCACAATAATCAACTTGAATAACAAATTGGGGCCTCTGGCCACCACCTTCGAGAAGCAAAGCATCACTGAGATGTGCTCGCAGATGGCCAAAGGGCGCAATGGAGACGGCATGATCAAAGATGAGTGGGAGGTGATCAGCACGTCACCACCTGTCTCAATGACCCTCGTGGATGAGGTTATGGATAGCTACCACAAAAGCTACGGCAACGTTGTCACAGTGGGGGAAACCACTGGGAATCTTCCGGACGAGACCAAAACCATGAAAAATGTGACTGAAGACTTTCTCTTCAATGAACGACGTATGTCTTTTGAAGAACCAACCCTTACAACCAACCTCCCTGATGATTTAAAAGTGTGTCAAGCGAAGATGAGTGAGGGGTTGCACAGTCTGGAGCTGAGCATTAACGAACCAGGAGACCTCTACACCACCGCTCTGGAGGACAATAATATCACAAACGACGTGACGGTGATTGTGACCAAGCCCGATCACATCACTGTGAAGAAAATCGAGACGGGACCTGGGGAGGTGGCAATCACCGAAAACTCCTTTTCTGTTGTCACCAAGAAGGAGGTGCCTATAGAGGTGCAAGAAAAGAAAGAAGTGAGGGCCATCGAGGAGGATGGGGACAAGTTTAAGGTTGAAATCACTGAGAGCAAATACTCGACTTTTGAAGTGgacaaaaacattattaaggCTCTTCATGTAGAGGAGCCCATAGTGGACTTTAAAGGCCTTGATGACGAGAGTCCTGCGATATCTCTCACTGAAATCTCCCCCGATCAGAATAATAAGACTTACGTCACCGAAATCCATGTTTCTACTCCAAGCAGCAACATTTCGGAGGTGCAGGTGGGTAGTGAGGATCCCTTGGAGAACGCTTTTGAGGACTACGTGAAGAACTTTGAACGCAAAGTGGAAGCCTTCGAAAGCAACGTTCAAGGCTTCGAAGACAATTTGCAGGAGTTTGTTAAAGAGCCTAAAGTTGAAAGAGAAAAGAGCGATGTGGAGCTGCAGGTATGTAAAATTCAGGAACTGGCAGAAGAGCAGCTGAAAACTTTGCCTGAAATGCGCTTTACTACCTCCAGCTATGAAAGCGGGGGCAGGAAAACACCAGAAAAGCGCCACTCCTTTGAGCTTCTGCGGTCAAATTTCGAAAAGGCCTCTGGAAGTCCTCCAAGAAAGGACAGTCTGACCAAATCTCGCATACCCATCGCCACTACCATGAAGACCCCTCCAATGAGTCCCGAAAGGCGTGACTCCaaaaatctcgaaaatgaaaatgaaaaggcCATTTTAGAGTTGATGAATTCCTCCGCTGTTCATTCCACCCCCTTCGCGTCGAAGATCAAACCCCCAAGTGCGAAGAGTAACGTTTCGGTAACCTCTATCAGGAACAACTCCAAAATCCCCTCAGGACTGCCCACTCTGGCCAGCAGACCCCCAATTCCCCCCAGAAAAGGGGAGGATCATTCAAGTAATGGTGGGATGGAGAGCAGTTTTAAACAGTGGGTATTCAACCCTGGCAGCAATGTGACTAACGTGACTGTGGGAAAGGAGAAGTAG
- the LOC136411268 gene encoding uncharacterized protein encodes MSQTSCSITNKVSQETVTALNQHYLKLGLNHEELLIASLPKANKLSSNRRLKVLSFTLLVLFMSIAVRLGLVNFILSIRCIVPHNYFTWEATRPLSDCLFCSNVTSAIELHNVTREQFAPYAYSSKPIVIRQAFLHWPAMKKFDYWFFKDLYASIEDADAQCQFLHFKSDFISLKDIFAMSEARVKNCPGEKSWYVGWNNCHPTITKTMRQYYPKPHFLPEDAEIPHEEYVFMGYDDGASMHLDFINRLMWQAQLRGSKIWNLRPPSECQKICQPLNFLVHPGDAVLVDTRIWYHATTIPGGKFSLSIQSEYG; translated from the exons ATGTCTCAAACTAGTTGCTCAATTACAAATAAGGTTAGTCAAGAAACTGTTACGGCCCTAAATCAGCACTACTTGAAGCTAGGGCTGAATCATGAAGAGCTCCTCATTGCTTCCCTTCCTAAAGCCAACAAACTTTCCTCAAACAGGCGATTAAAGGTACTGTCTTTCACTCTCCTAGTATTATTTATGTCAATAGCCGTGCGCTTGGGGCTGGTAAACTTCATCTTGAGTATCCGCTGTATAGTGCCCCACAACTACTTTACATGGGAGGCAACAAGACCTCTGTCTGACTGCTTGTTTTGCTCAAATGTCACTTCTGCCATCGAGTTGCATAATGTTACCAGGGAGCAATTTGCTCCTTATGCATATTCTTCCAAGCCAATTGTTATTCGACAGGCCTTCCTGCATTGGCCTGCGATGAAGAAGTTTGATTATTggttttttaaagatttatatGCCAGCATTGAAGACGCAGATGCTCAGTGCCAATTCCTGCATTTTAAGTCTGATTTTATAAGTCTCAAAGACATTTTTGCTATGTCTGAAGCTCGAGTAAAGAATTGTCCTGGGGAAAAAAGCTGGTATGTTGGCTG GAACAACTGCCACccaacaataacaaaaactatGAGGCAATATTATCCTAAACCACATTTCTTGCCTGAGGATGCTGAAATACCCCATGAAGAGTATGTTTTCATGGGGTATGATGATGGAGCTTCAATGCAT TTGGACTTTATAAACCGCCTGATGTGGCAAGCTCAATTGCGAGGCTCAAAAATCTGGAATTTACGTCCGCCTTCAGAGTGCCAAAAAATCTGCCAACCTCTGAATTTTTTGGTGCATCCAGGGGATGCTG TTCTAGTTGATACAAGGATTTGGTATCATGCTACTACCATACCAGGGGGCAAGTTTAGCCTATCAATACAGTCTGAATATGGATGA
- the LOC136411272 gene encoding U4/U6.U5 small nuclear ribonucleoprotein 27 kDa protein-like translates to MNSLDWDNPPPPGTEAESSEVQKSVKSPPREDPALPVEKVRAQSKSPERRRRRHRSRSYSRWSRSHSRERRRRSRSRRRRRRYSSSRSRSRSPGHRRKYGRHGRRSTSRSHGSKRRLHRSRSRSYRSRRSPRSDHRDNYLNRDIDGDVIGEEDMKIEDSDEQSDSEQASVPFKNDGSFLEMFKKMQEEQKAKEDPSQDEAAKRPVLPSFGKRRGGKVLKTGLVAKVRTVEEEQNKGQDAWSVYMQEVRKYKEVHCDDDSKTRPLVK, encoded by the coding sequence ATGAACAGCTTAGACTGGGACAACCCTCCGCCTCCGGGGACCGAAGCGGAGTCTTCCGAAGTGCAAAAATCCGTCAAATCTCCCCCTCGTGAAGACCCTGCTTTGCCAGTTGAGAAAGTTAGAGCTCAGAGCAAGAGCCCTGAGCGTCGCAGACGCCGTCATCGCTCCAGATCTTACTCAAGATGGTCTAGGAGTCACTCCAGAGAGCGTCGTAGACGCTCACGCTCCAGACGGAGACGAAGGAGATATTCCTCGTCAAGATCAAGATCTCGTAGCCCTGGCCACCGGCGCAAGTATGGCCGACATGGCAGGCGCTCTACATCTCGATCACATGGCTCCAAAAGAAGGTTACATAGATCCAGATCACGCTCTTACCGAAGCCGAAGGAGCCCTAGATCTGATCACCGAGACAATTATTTAAACAGAGACATAGATGGGGATGTAATAGGGGAAGAAGACATGAAAATTGAAGACTCAGATGAGCAGTCTGACAGTGAGCAGGCTTCagtgccatttaaaaatgaCGGATCCTTTttggaaatgtttaaaaagatGCAAGAGGAGCAGAAGGCAAAAGAGGATCCCTCACAAGATGAAGCAGCAAAGAGGCCAGTTTTGCCAAGCTTTGGAAAACGCAGAGGGGGCAAAGTATTGAAAACTGGCCTAGTGGCCAAAGTGAGGACAGTGGAGGAGGAGCAAAACAAGGGGCAGGATGCCTGGTCAGTGTATATGCAGGAAGTTCGGAAGTACAAAGAGGTGCATTGTGATGATGATTCAAAGACAAGGCCTCTTGTGAAGTGA
- the LOC136411266 gene encoding microfibril-associated glycoprotein 4-like isoform X2 — protein MVSNKKRPNRETNQTVTNEFPGTCNNRNLELRLQRLESYLEDKLNGVRREIWSNARNVEQATKTAIAGIQLQGGGSSTDTERKLQVLIATLRIISSDITQLNKSLTESRDKLEIDSSIREVFHAPLSTEQAQLIPASCQEIKQTTPMSPSSVYLVQPKGSTEPFMVFCEMDFMEGGWLTIHNRFAGKQEFYRDWQDYKWGFGNIAEEHWLGLERVHQLTGENINELLVQLMDINDVRTFARYTLFSLGSEKEGYSLKVLGGFEGSAGDSLSYHGGSKFSTKDRDEDTWVEGSCAQAHGGAWWYKSCDKSNLNGKYIPGDQPEFLKYQAMYWESFGGSQKGLKYARMMIRPRK, from the exons ATG GTGAGCAACAAAAAGAGACCCAACAGAGAGACCAATCAAACCGTTACTAACGAATTCCCAGGAACGTgcaataatagaaatttagaGCTGCGTTTGCAACGCCTTGAGAGCTACTTGGAGGACAAGCTTAACGGAGTGAGGAGGGAGATATGGAGCAACGCTCGCAATGTGGAACAGGCTACTAAAACTGCCATAGCCGGAATACAGCTTCAAGGAG GTGGTTCCTCCACAGACACAGAACGCAAACTTCAGGTCCTTATAGCAACTCTCAGAATAATTTCCAGTGACATAACGCAACTAAATAAAAGCCTAACGGAAAGTCGCGACAAACTGGAAATCGATTCTTCGATTAGAGAGGTGTTTCATGCCCCGCTCTCAACGGAGCAGGCGCAGCTAATCCCTGCGAGCTGTCAAGAGATTAAACAAACCACTCCCATGTCACCATCTAGCGTTTACTTAGTACAGCCTAAAGGTAGTACTGAGCCGTTTATGGTATTTTGCGAGATGGATTTCATGGAGGGAGGCTGGCTGACCATTCACAACAGATTTGCGGGAAAACAGGAGTTCTATAGAGACTGGCAAGATTATAAGTGGGGTTTTGGTAATATAGCGGAGGAACATTGGTTGGGGTTGGAGCGGGTCCATCAGCTCACAG GTGAAAATATAAACGAACTATTGGTACAGCTTATGGACATCAATGACGTCAGAACATTTGCCCGATATACTTTATTTAGCCTTGGATCGGAAAAGGAGGGTTATAGCCTCAAAGTTCTGGGAGGCTTTGAGGGGAGTGCCGGGGACTCTTTGAGCTACCACGGAGGGAGCAAATTTAGCACTAAAGACCGGGACGAAGACACGTGGGTTGAAGGTAGCTGTGCGCAAGCGCACG GTGGCGCTTGGTGGTACAAATCGTGCGACAAAAGCAATTTGAACGGGAAGTACATCCCGGGGGATCAACCGGAGTTTTTAAAGTACCAAGCCATGTATTGGGAAAGTTTCGGAGGTTCGCAGAAGGGTTTGAAGTATGCACGCATGATGATTCGGCCTAGGAAATAA
- the LOC136411266 gene encoding microfibril-associated glycoprotein 4-like isoform X1, which translates to MSLLGILLQLCLLIYSAYGVSNKKRPNRETNQTVTNEFPGTCNNRNLELRLQRLESYLEDKLNGVRREIWSNARNVEQATKTAIAGIQLQGGGSSTDTERKLQVLIATLRIISSDITQLNKSLTESRDKLEIDSSIREVFHAPLSTEQAQLIPASCQEIKQTTPMSPSSVYLVQPKGSTEPFMVFCEMDFMEGGWLTIHNRFAGKQEFYRDWQDYKWGFGNIAEEHWLGLERVHQLTGENINELLVQLMDINDVRTFARYTLFSLGSEKEGYSLKVLGGFEGSAGDSLSYHGGSKFSTKDRDEDTWVEGSCAQAHGGAWWYKSCDKSNLNGKYIPGDQPEFLKYQAMYWESFGGSQKGLKYARMMIRPRK; encoded by the exons ATGAGTCTTCTAGGAATATTACTGCAGCTGTGCCTTTTAATCTACTCCGCCTATGGG GTGAGCAACAAAAAGAGACCCAACAGAGAGACCAATCAAACCGTTACTAACGAATTCCCAGGAACGTgcaataatagaaatttagaGCTGCGTTTGCAACGCCTTGAGAGCTACTTGGAGGACAAGCTTAACGGAGTGAGGAGGGAGATATGGAGCAACGCTCGCAATGTGGAACAGGCTACTAAAACTGCCATAGCCGGAATACAGCTTCAAGGAG GTGGTTCCTCCACAGACACAGAACGCAAACTTCAGGTCCTTATAGCAACTCTCAGAATAATTTCCAGTGACATAACGCAACTAAATAAAAGCCTAACGGAAAGTCGCGACAAACTGGAAATCGATTCTTCGATTAGAGAGGTGTTTCATGCCCCGCTCTCAACGGAGCAGGCGCAGCTAATCCCTGCGAGCTGTCAAGAGATTAAACAAACCACTCCCATGTCACCATCTAGCGTTTACTTAGTACAGCCTAAAGGTAGTACTGAGCCGTTTATGGTATTTTGCGAGATGGATTTCATGGAGGGAGGCTGGCTGACCATTCACAACAGATTTGCGGGAAAACAGGAGTTCTATAGAGACTGGCAAGATTATAAGTGGGGTTTTGGTAATATAGCGGAGGAACATTGGTTGGGGTTGGAGCGGGTCCATCAGCTCACAG GTGAAAATATAAACGAACTATTGGTACAGCTTATGGACATCAATGACGTCAGAACATTTGCCCGATATACTTTATTTAGCCTTGGATCGGAAAAGGAGGGTTATAGCCTCAAAGTTCTGGGAGGCTTTGAGGGGAGTGCCGGGGACTCTTTGAGCTACCACGGAGGGAGCAAATTTAGCACTAAAGACCGGGACGAAGACACGTGGGTTGAAGGTAGCTGTGCGCAAGCGCACG GTGGCGCTTGGTGGTACAAATCGTGCGACAAAAGCAATTTGAACGGGAAGTACATCCCGGGGGATCAACCGGAGTTTTTAAAGTACCAAGCCATGTATTGGGAAAGTTTCGGAGGTTCGCAGAAGGGTTTGAAGTATGCACGCATGATGATTCGGCCTAGGAAATAA